The genomic window GCAAGGCAGCTTTGCATTGTGGAGCATCATCACCGTTGTCCTGGTACATGCTGGACCACTTGACTGCCATGTCCACACCCAATGGTGGCTTTTTCTCCTCCACTGCATATGTCTCCGGTGGGGGCACAGCATTCGTTTTCCAGGCTTTGAATTCTTTTGGTGGCTGTCAAATTAGCAGAAATGCAGATTAGTGTAAACCCAAGCAGTAGCACAAAAAACAATTATTAAAAAGTcttctccttttgttttttttcactaATTCCAAATTACTAATAAAACAAACTTGAAAAACAAACAAATTCTCCAAACTTTCCTGGGATTATGGAGCTAGCAGTCCGCCCACTGTAAATACAGATGCTGCTGCCATTATCTCTATCCAGCAAATGAATCCAGACCTCCCTTTTATCATTAACAGCCACATCGTCCAGACCTGTTGTTAGGCAgatttcagaacaggtcacatggccACTTCATTTTATCCTAAAGTTAAGATACTGACTCGAaacataatcttataaacctcatatttTCATTATGCTGAGAGTTTAATTGTGAAATATTGCGCTCCATTCCATTATTGTCTAACCCTGACGGGTAACTATTCTCATTTGGTTACTGATTTCTTCACTTTCAACTCCCATCCTCTCAATTTAAGTTGCAAATCACAGAATATGCAATAGTGCAGATAGGGccaattcagctcattgtgtctgcaccaggcctctgaatgagcaattcacttattgccatccaccgccccccccccccccgcccatcttcaccccatagctctgcacattcttccttttcatataacagtctaattcccttttgaatgcttcgatcaaacctgccttcatcaaactttcaggcagtgcattccagaccttaaccactcactgcgttaAAAAGCTTTATTCTCATTATCACttgtgcttcttttgccaattactttaaatctgtgtcctctcattcatGCTCCTTTAATGAGTGcaatagtttctccctacctactatgtccagactcctcatgattttgaatatctctaacaaatctcctctcagcattcttttctccaaggaaaacagtcctaacttctccaatctagcttcataactgaagtccttcatccctggaactgttctcatgtatcttttccgcactctctccaatgccttcatatccttccgaaagtatggtgcccagaactggacacaatactccagctgaggctgagctAGTGTCttttacaagttcaacataacctccttgctcttgcattctgtgccactattaataaagcctaggattctttatgctttattaaccgctctctcaaacagtcctgctaccttcaatgacttatgcaatatacacccaggtcattccactcctgcactccctttagaattgtaccctttattttatattgtctctccatattcttgttaccaaaatgaatcacttcacatttcacaTTTTCACAAGTAACATTAACgtcacccaagtgccaggcaatgatcatctccaacaagagaattgaaccatctccccttggcattcaatggcattaccagcgctgatcccccactatcaacatcctgggagttaccattgaccagaaactgaactggaccagccatataaatactgtggctacaaaagcaggtcagaggttaggaatcctgcggaagtaactcagctcctgactccccaaagactgtccacgatctacaaggcacaagtcaggagtgtgatggaatactctccacttgcctggatgagtgcagctccaacactcaagaaatttgacaccatccagggcaaagcagccccgcttgattggcaccacaaccacaaatattcactccttccaccatcaacgcacagtagcagcagtgtgtaccatctacaagatgcactgcaggaattcaccaaggctccttcaacagcacctttcaaacccatgacccccaccatctagaaggacaaggggagcagatacacgggaacaccaccacctggaagttcccctccaagtcactcaccagcctcacttggaactatatcaccgttccttcactgtcacagggtcaaaatcctggaactccttccctaacagcactgtggatgtacctacaccacatggactgcagcggttcaagaaggcagctcaccaccaccttctcaagggcaattagggatgggcaataaatgctggcctagccagcgaagcccaaatcctgttaatgaatttaaaaaaagttctctgcattgaacttcatctgccacctgcccACTCCTCCAACTTGTCTCTGTGCATTTGAGGTTCTACACTGTCTTCCTAACAGTTCACAAGGTCTAGGTCAtgaatatacatcaggaaaagcaagggtcccaacactgactcttggggaactccactacaaaccttcctccagccttaaaaacatccattaaccactactctgtttcctgtcactcagcaaatttcctacccatgttgctactgttctatataaatataaaaaaaaaatatatatatatacacacacagaacatAATATTCCATATATAAGCACCAATTATCATCCATTTTTCACAGCTCCCTTCTTTAAAACTGCCCCTAAATTCACATTGCAGCAATCTCACCCAGACAAATCATAGCAGAGTGGGAAAATATCACAATAGGCGGACGATACTATGCCGATATAACGGGAACTTTATGCTGTCTTTAACTGTTCTTTCTCTGATCTGTAAGgcctcgatgctgacactgggtaaggAAATATAAAGTGTTCACTCTGCAGATATGAAGGActcttttaaaagaaaatgtaaATCGATAAATGAATGATGAATCATGCCAGGCTGTCCTCACTATTCCCCATGTCAGTCCCAAAACAATATGTGTCTTGATCAGTGCAGGATGAAGAGCTTCAGgaccatgtctctcttttcagcaggaTTCCAGCTCTGTAACAAATGCCTGGAAACAGCTGTTGCTGTTCTCTCCAGTCTGGCCATAGCAGCAGCTCTTCCACAGATGTCACCGAGCAGCTGgcggagggtgatcagccagaggtcatggtccgcattggtacaaatgacttaggtaggaaggggaatgtggtcctgcaatcagaattgagggagctaggtagaaaattagcaagatggacctcaaatgtagtaatctccagattactcccagtgccacatgccaatgagtacagaaataggaggataaggcagatgaatgcatggctggaaagatggtgcaggggggagggctttagactcctgggactggctctgggggagattgcacctgtacaagccagacctGTATATGCACCTGAACTGAGCTAGGACTGGGTTTCTTGTGgagtgttttgctagtgctgttgggtggggggaggctttaaactaacttggctgGGGTGTGGGAGCCAGGAGAGAACATTAGAGAAGAATACCTGGGTGCACAAagtactgggagggacagatagcactagtatagagaatagtaagttaataggtggagtcagggtgagggagaaagtaacaaaatctaaatcagggttactatgtatgtatgtgaaagtacggagtatagtaaataagattggggagttacaggcacagattgccatgtggaaatatgaagGTTGTGgtaataacagagacctggctgaaggaagggcagaactgggtgttaactattcccaggtacaaggtgttcagaagagatgggaaaggaaggagaggaggaggggtggtggtattggttaaggagagcattgcagtgctggagaaagaggatgtcccagagggttcaaggacagaatcaagttggctaaagctaaggaactaaaaagggtgcaattacattgctcggtgtagtctatagaccatcAACCAGTGAGAAGGACatggaagaacaaatctgcagggaaattgcagagaaatGCAAGTATTAGAGAGTGGTTATAATGGGGGAGCCGAAAATAGACTGGGAAAGTGGCAGTGGTAAGGGTGAAGAGGGGCAAGTTTCTAGATTGTGttcagaattttctacagcagtatgtatcCAATCCAACaaggacctggttcttggaaatgaggtgggccaagttgatcaagtgtcagtgggggaacatttaggagacagtgatcattgttttGTACATgttaggcaatccagagtaagaataattaattggatGAGAGCTGACTTCGATCGGgcgagaacggagctgggccagatagactggaatgaaagattggtgggaaaaactgtagctgaacaacaggctaccttcaaaaaagaattggtttgggcatggtcaaggtatattccattgaaagggaaaggtaggacaaacaaatccagtgctccctggatgaaaaaggagatagaaattaagataaagaagaaaaagtgcacttatgacagatgtcaggtagaaaatacaattgagaacaagaggaatacagattgttcagagaggaggtgaaaaagcatattagagaagtgaagagagattatgagaaaagactggcagccaacataaagggaaatcccaaagtctcctataggcatataaataataaaagggtggaaaaaggaggagtagggctgattagggatctAAATGGGAATTTATACATGGAAGAGAGGGCTGAgttattaaataaatactttgcatctatctttaccaaggaggcagATGctaccaggccatggtgacagacaaggaaactctgtcactacaagggttcaaaattgataaggaggaaatgttgaatagactgtcggtacttaaagttgacaaggcactgggactggatgatccaaggatattgaaggaagtgagagtagaaattgcaggggcactggccataatgttTCAGTTTtctctagactcaggggaggtgccagaggactggagaattgcaaacatcaaGCCCTTGTTCAATGAAGGTTGTAAGGAtaggcccagcaattacagaccagtcagttcaactccagtggtgggcaagattctagaaacaattattcgggatagaattagtcacACAGAAAAATacgggttgataaggaagagccagcacggatttctaatggggaaatcatgtttaactaacttgttggagctTTGTGAAGAGGTAAAAGAAAAGGTcgttgagggtaatgctgttgatgtggtgtacatggactttcaaaaggcatttgatacagtgccacacaacagactcgtgagaaaagttattgctcgtgaaataaaaggggcagtagcaacatggatacaaaattggctgaaaaataggaagcagagagtaatggtcaatggatattttttgggctggaggaaggtttgtagaggAGTTCCCCAGGCGTAgattgtttttcctgatatatattaatgatctagatcttggtgtgcaggggacaatttcaaagcttgcggatgatacgaagcttgggagtgttgtaaactgcaaggaggacggtgtagaacttcaaaaagacatagccAAGTTGGTGGACTGGacagatgggtggcagatgaagttcagtgagaagtgtgaggttatgcatctTGGTAGTAAGAACATGGACACACAGTATAAAATAacgggtgaaattttgaagggggtgcaggtgcAGAAAGACTTggctgtatatgtgcatagatcattgaagatggcaggacaggtggagagagcagttaataaagcatatagtatcctgggctttactaataggggcattgagtacaacagcagggaggttacgctgaatttatataagaaactcgttagacctcagctggaatattgtgtacagttctgggcatcatattataggaaggatgtgaacacattggagagagtgcagaagatgtttacaagaatggttccaggggtgagaaacttcagctatgaggatagattggagaggttgggactgttctccttggagagaaggctaagaggagatttgatagagatgttcaaaatcatgaggggactggacagagtaggtagggagaagctgttcccgctcataaaaggatcaagaacgagagggcaccgagtttaaagtgatttgcaaaagaagcaaatgcgaggtgagaaaaagctttttcacacagcgagttgtttgggtctggaatgcactgtctgggagtgtggtggaggcaggttcaatcgaggcattcaagaggacattagatggttacttgaatagaaacaatctgcagggttacagagaaaaggcagggcaatggcactaagtcataatgctcatttggagagctggtacagacatgatgggctgaatggcctctttctgcgctgttAAGGTTGTGACTCCCTCCCGCCGGGTCTTTCTCCAGCCGGGGCCCCGCTCTCACCTCCTCCGGGGCCCGCACCAGCCGCCGCTCCCAGTCGATGAGGCGGCTCCTCGGGCTGCCCAGGAAACTGGGTCTGGAGACGCTGCTGAACAGCTCGTCCGGCCGGGGCAGAGCGGCCCGGGGGCCCGGGACTGGGCCTCCTCCCGCTCCGCTGCCCCTGCCCCTGTCCGCAGGGAGCGAGGCCACCGCCGCCGCCTGCCCGCTGTCCGCCTCCGAGTCGCTATCCGAGCCCGAGCTCCCGTACGCAGCGAAATAGGAGAGCGGGTCACTCGGCCCATCCGCCATGGCGACCGCCACCGGCAGCCGAGGACACAGCGAACGGGAAAGAGTGAACCCCGCCGGGTTCAAAACCCCCACCTCCCAGACACCGCGCCCTCTGCAGGTCGCCAGGGGAAAGCGCTCCGTTCTCCCAGACACTGCGCCCTCTGCAGGTCGCCAGCGAAAAGAGCACAAGACCTCCCAAACCCCGCGCCCAGGACCTCCCACACCTCACGCCCTCTGCAGGTCGCCAGGGGAAAGAGCTCCGACCTCCCACACCCGCGTCCTCTGCAGGTCGTCAGGGGAAAGAGCTCCGACCTCCCACACCCGCGTCCTCTGCAGGTCGTCAGGGGAAAGAGCTCCGACCTCCCACACCCGCGTCCTCTGCAGGTCGCCAGGGGAAAGAGCTCCGACCTCCCACACCCGCGTCCTCTGCAGGTCGCCAGGGGAAAGAGCTCCGACCTCCCACACCCGCGTCCTCTGCAGGTCGCCAGGGGAAAGAGCTACGACCTCCCACACCCGCGTCCTCTGCAGGTCACCAAGGGAAAGAGCTCCGACCTCCCAGACACTACGCCCTCTACAGGACGGCAGGGGAAAGAGCTCCGACCTCCCGGAAATGGCGCCCTCTGCGGATCGCCAGGGGAAAGAGCTCCGACCTCCCAGACACCGCGCCTTCTGCAGGTCGGCAGCTCAACCTGTCAACCAGAAAACAAGAATTCAAACAGAATTAGAATTACACAAAATGTACTGCAAGGAAAAAGGTCATTTTTCCCACAAAGGTTGGCCAGCAGGGGTGGGGGTACTGGAGTGGAACCTGAATACAGAGAACAAAAATTATAATTTAGAGAGTTTTCAATGTTTGGTCATTTGGAACTTATTGCTgtcctctttaaaaaaaattgggggCAGCTATGGCTTAAAGGTTTAATTTTTCCCTATTGAAGATTTAATCTTCCTTATTGATGAGCTGAGGGCTCAGacggcagctcaacatccctggatatagacccAGAACGaagaaacagtaaaaactgggaaataagagcactggtccCAACTGGTTTCGTATACCTGGAAAGGGAACACCAATAAAAACTGGAGAAAGGGGGGAtaaaaaaaaggtgggggtgcagcattatcggttaaagaatcaattacagatGCGAGGAGGGATGAtctactaaatgaagcatcaaatgaggccatatgggttgagctcagaaattttaaaaagggggcagccacactgctaggagtgtactatagacccccaaatagtgagggGGAGAAAGAAGAGCAGAAACAACAGGGCAGTAATAGTTAGAGACTTCACCGGCCCTATTATCAATTGGGATACCAGCGCTGTGAAGGGTGCAGTGGACACAaaattgaactgcattcaagagagctCCTTTGGCCAGCAcctaacaagcccaatgagaggctgggggttggggggcacaattctagatttagtcttaggaaatgaagttgggcaagtggatgaattAGCAGCgagggaccattttggagatagtgacaaCAATACACTTAGATTTAGCATTTaaaggaaaaggacaaagataggatAGGAGTAAATGTTCTAAGTTAGGGGAAGACGAATTTTAGGAAGCTGAGAGGGGAGGTGGTGAGAGTGGATTGGTATACAGCTATTAGAAAGAAAAACAGTGTCAAATCAATGGGAGGTATTCAAAGGCGAGATTCtgcaggcacagtgtagacatgtccccacaaaggaaAAAGGTGGTACTGTCAAATCtaaagccccctggttatccagaagcatacaggccaagataaagcagaaaaagaagcttatgacagtcacaaaaaacttaatactgtagaaagcatCTGGAGGGCTATAGCAAGTACAGGGATGAAAGTAAAAATGAAATTTGGAATGCAAAGATGGatacaaaaaaatattggcaggtaaaatcaaagaaaacccacaGATGTTTTAGCAGCAAGAGCAAGAGactaactaaggaaagggtagggcttGTCAGAAATGTACATGGTAACTgggggttgatgcagaagatgtgggcagggttctcaatgagtcctttgtctctgtcttcaataAGGAGAAGGATGACGCAGACCTTCTAGTTAAGGAGGAGTggaaaatattagatacaataaactGGGAGCTTCATGTTCCAGGGTTTAGAATCTTCAGGCATGATGGgggtgggtgtaaaagaggaggtggcattggaCTATTggtcaaggagtcaattactgcagtaaggagggatggtatcttagaaggttcctcaaatgaggctatatgggtaggacttaaaaacaaaaaagggggcaatcactttgctgggagtgtctGGACAGAGCCAGCTTCTTTGTGGCTTGTCAGTTCGATGGTTGT from Carcharodon carcharias isolate sCarCar2 chromosome 16, sCarCar2.pri, whole genome shotgun sequence includes these protein-coding regions:
- the c16h1orf52 gene encoding UPF0690 protein C1orf52 homolog, translating into MADGPSDPLSYFAAYGSSGSDSDSEADSGQAAAVASLPADRGRGSGAGGGPVPGPRAALPRPDELFSSVSRPSFLGSPRSRLIDWERRLVRAPEEPPKEFKAWKTNAVPPPETYAVEEKKPPLGVDMAVKWSSMYQDNGDDAPQCKAALLPEEPEISESDEEDAEDPSAKKRKIETFQQKEKRKRNQGQANREKSFVEEEKRILRQEFCLKD